In Thermofilum pendens Hrk 5, the sequence CCTCCTCGCGTAGGCGCTCCCAGAGTATACCCGGGGGCCTGGGGTACGCGCGTGCAGTCTTGAAGTGGGTGGTGGGCGTGAAGACGTAGTCCACCGGGACGTCGTGAACGTCCATCGGGACCTTCTCCACTACTTGGAGGTCATGAACCGTGGTGACGATCGGCGTCTCGTCGCTGAGCGCGTTTAGGGTTCTGAGTATGGCGTACTCGAGGTCGGAGAAGCCCCCGCCCTTCCCAACCCTGCCCCCAACCCTGTCCACAGCGACGCTTCCCGCGACCTTGAGGTCTACCCTCGGGAGGCTGTCCAGCACCTTCTCGCCGTAGGCGAAGGCGCCCCTAATCGTGCTCGCATACCTGTACTCCTCCTCCGGCACCCTGCCGGGGTCGAGTATCAGGAAGCCCTCCCGTAGCCGCGGGGAAGCCATGATCAGGGTCTTACCGTGCCGGAGCACGGCTTCGCGCACGTACCTCTGGGGCGAGTCGGGGTTGCAGAACACCACCCTCGCCTTCCTGAACACCTCGCTCTCCACGAGCCTCCTAGCCGCGGCGTCCGCCCCGCGGAAGTTCGGTATCCTGCCCCTCACGGGGAAGGGCGGGAGCGCGGCCCCGCTCCTCACGAGCCTCTCCCAGACCTCCTCCCGTATCCTCATCTTCTCCTCGCGCGGGTCCACGCGTTCACACCTCCGCGGCTAGCACCAGGGGCTCCTCCAGCCTCTCCTCCCTACCCCCGGCGCCAACCCCGGCTACCTCCGCCTTCACGCGCCCGCGCTCAGCGGTTAGCTTTACCTCGGATACGTAGACGAAGGTCTTCTCGACCCTCGATACTAGCCCCTCGAAGTCCGGCTCCCCGAGCCCGAGCACCCGGAATACCTGCTTGTAGGCCGAGAGGAGGAGCTGGTAGAGGTCGCCCTTCCCCACGCCGAGGAACCTGCCCCTCCTGAGCCTCCCGTAGACCTCCGCCGCCTCCTCGAAGCCCCTCCTGCGCAGGGCCTCCGCGACCTCGGAGTCCGAGAAGCAGAGCTCGCCGTCCCGGGCGGAGACGCACCTAGCGGCGCTGCGCAACCCCCTGTAAGCGTAGTTGAGCGCGTAGTGGAAGCGCCCGGCGAAGTAGTTCTCCAGGGAGAGCCCCACGCAGGCGAGCGCGTGCCTCTCGAGGAACTCTCGCGTCCGGCTCGTCACGGGCGGCGAGAAGTTCAGTGCCTCGTAGAGCGAGGTGTCCGCGTAGAGGATCTTCCCGCCCCTCAGGATCTCGTGGGCCAGGAACTCCCCGTTGCTCGCGAGTTGCTTGAGCTCCTCCACCGAGAGCACGACGACTGAGAAGTCGGTGCCGAGAGCCTCCGCTATCGCCACTCTCTCCTCGGGCGGGACCTTCCCGTTCGTTATCACTGCCACGTTTATGTCGCTTAGCGGCGTGAAGTCCTCCCTCCTCGCGGCGGAGCCGAAGAGCACTACACCGGCGAGCCTGTCCCCGAGCATTGAGAGTAGCGCGGACTGAATGGACTCCACGATACCTATTACCACGCCCCCTTATATCAAGGTGCCGCGGACGAGGAGCCTTCGCGATGCCTTTAAGAGGCCGGGTACCGGTAGGCTCTGCGTGCAGAGCGGTGGACGCGGAGTCGTGGAGGACTGCGTGTTCTGCAGGATAGTGAGGGGGCAGCTCGACGCGCACTTCGTCTACGTGGGAGGCAGGGTCGTCGTGTTCCTGGACAAGTACCCGGTGACTAGGGGCCATGCTCTCGTCGTCCCGAAGGACCACTACAGGGACGTCTTCGACGCCCCTGGCGACGTCCTCTCGGAGATGGTGTTCGTCGCGAAGGTTGTCGCGCTGGCGCAGAGGGAAGCCCTAGGGGCGAGGGGCGTTAGGCTGGTGATGAACAGCGGGAGGGAGGCGGGCCAGGAGATATTCCACGCGCACATGCACGTCATACCCTACGGCACCGAGAGGATGGATAGGCGCCCGCTGACCCGCGCCGAGGGCGAGGCTGTCGCGGAAGCATTGAGGAAAGCCCTGGAACGCTTACTCGGGGCTTCTCGATAAATGCACAGCCTTTATATAGGTCGGTGCTGAAAATAATTGAAGGCTTATGCCTAAGAAGGTTGTGAAAAGGTCGGGGAAAGTCGAGGAGTTCGACAGGGAGAAGCTCGTGCGCTCTATGGTGAACGCGGGGGCTCCGGAGGAGGTCGCGGTCGAGATCGCGAAGGAGGTTGAGTCGAAGGTACGGGACGGCGCCACGACGGACGAGATTAGGCGGTATGTGCTCGCGAGGCTGAAGGTGCTCGCGCCGCAGGCGTACGAGGCTTGGACGTTCTACGACAGGGTTGCGAAGGGGAGGATAACGTTCGAGGATGGCAAGTACGTGGTCGTGTCGAAGGGGCACCTCTACCTGGGGCGCGAGGTCAAGGACGTGGGTCCGAAGGGTCTATCCTCCTCGGAGGAGGTCGAGGGGATACTCAAGGAGCTTGAGGAGGACCTGGAGTACGGGGTCTCCAAGGCCACTATAAACGCGAGGCTCTACGCCCTCTTCATGGGGGTCTTGAAGAGCAAGGCTATGCCCGTCGAGGAGAAGGAGAAGTCCATCAAGCTGATAAACTCCTTCAGGGAGAAGCTGGGCTGGAAGCCCTACGAGCTGAAGAAGCCCCTCGCGTAGCGCGCAACGGTCGGGCTACCCCGGGCGCGCCTCCCCAGCATGGGCGCCGCGTCCACGAGCAAGGTGTGTGCCGTCGCAGCTAACCCCCCTGTCTATCAAGTCGTAGAAGCCCTCCCGGCACACGGCGAACGTAGCCCCGAGCCCGTGGGCTATCTCCCTGACCGTGGAGAGGACCCTGTACCTGTAGCTCTTCTCGGCGTACACGTAGCCGTGTAGCCTGTCGCCGCCCTCGAAGTACAGCTTCCTCAGGCGCGGCTCCAGCTCCGGGAAAGCTTTGAGGAGGCGGGCCAGGTTGTCCGGCTTAACCTTGTACGTCGAGGAAACTACGTGCCTAGCCCCGGCGCCCACGGCCGCCTCTACCACTTCCCTCACGGAGTCCTCTGAGTCGTTGAGCCCGGGTATCAGCGGGTCCAGGCGTAGCACCACGGGTACGCCGGCCTCGGAAAGCCTCTCCACGGCTTTCACCCTCCTACTCGGCGGGGGAGCCCCCGGCTCAAGCCTCTTCGCGACCTCGTTGTCCATGGTGGTTATAGTCACTGAGACCACGCTCTGCCCCCTCGCCAGCAGGTCGGCGTCCCTCGCTACGAGGTCGGACTTCGTGACTACCTCTACGACGTACCGCCCGACCGCGAGCTCCAGGAACCTCCGCGTATACCCGTACTTCGACTCCAGGGGCTGGTAGGGGTCGCTGCTGCTGGAGATGTTCACTATGGAGCCCTCGGGTATCCTCCTGAGGTCCCCGTAGACTACCTTGAGGAAGTCTTTCTTGGGCCTCGGGTTGAAGAAGTCCCTGATGTAGCTGGAAGCGTAGCAGTAGAGGCACCCGTGGCTACACCCGGTGTAGGGGTTCACGGTGTACTTGAAGGGGCACGTGCAGAGGCTCGTAGACCTCCACGGGTCGAAGGGCCTCACGTATGCCATTCGATTCCACCGTCATCTACTTGAATAGGTTTTTAAGCATCTCTGCGCGATTCTTCCAGGTGCGCTGATGGGCGAGGAGGAGAGGCGGGAAGAGGATACCGCGTCGCCGTTCGCGAGGCTGGAGTACGAGGAGTGGTTGAGGCACCAGAACCCGCACCTGGGCGTCGAAAAGAGCGGCGTCGTCGTAAAGCTACTGTTGTTGCTGGCGGGCGTGGGCGCCCTGCTGTTAGTTCTCTACCTCGTCTTCTTCATTTAAACTTTTACGGAAACGCTTTAATGGGGTTTTAGTCGGCTTCTCCCCCGACACGGTATGCCGAAAGTGAGGATAGGGGTAGCCGGGCTCGGGAGGATCGGGAGGGTTCACGCGGAGATAATTCTAACACGCCTTGAAAACGCGGAGCTCGTCGCCGTCGCGGACGTCGTTGAGAGCCTTGCGCGGTCAGTGGGCGAGAAGTACAGGGTTAAGTGGTACACGAATTTCGACGCAATGCTCAAGGACCCCGAGGTCGACGCTGTCTTCATCACTACTCCCACCAACCTGCACAAGGAGATGATCGTCAAGGCGGCGGAGGCGGGGAAGCACGTGTTCACCGAGAA encodes:
- a CDS encoding HIT family protein, yielding MPRTRSLRDAFKRPGTGRLCVQSGGRGVVEDCVFCRIVRGQLDAHFVYVGGRVVVFLDKYPVTRGHALVVPKDHYRDVFDAPGDVLSEMVFVAKVVALAQREALGARGVRLVMNSGREAGQEIFHAHMHVIPYGTERMDRRPLTRAEGEAVAEALRKALERLLGASR
- a CDS encoding SPL family radical SAM protein, with amino-acid sequence MAYVRPFDPWRSTSLCTCPFKYTVNPYTGCSHGCLYCYASSYIRDFFNPRPKKDFLKVVYGDLRRIPEGSIVNISSSSDPYQPLESKYGYTRRFLELAVGRYVVEVVTKSDLVARDADLLARGQSVVSVTITTMDNEVAKRLEPGAPPPSRRVKAVERLSEAGVPVVLRLDPLIPGLNDSEDSVREVVEAAVGAGARHVVSSTYKVKPDNLARLLKAFPELEPRLRKLYFEGGDRLHGYVYAEKSYRYRVLSTVREIAHGLGATFAVCREGFYDLIDRGVSCDGTHLARGRGAHAGEARPG
- a CDS encoding 5-formyltetrahydrofolate cyclo-ligase → MDPREEKMRIREEVWERLVRSGAALPPFPVRGRIPNFRGADAAARRLVESEVFRKARVVFCNPDSPQRYVREAVLRHGKTLIMASPRLREGFLILDPGRVPEEEYRYASTIRGAFAYGEKVLDSLPRVDLKVAGSVAVDRVGGRVGKGGGFSDLEYAILRTLNALSDETPIVTTVHDLQVVEKVPMDVHDVPVDYVFTPTTHFKTARAYPRPPGILWERLREEDLREIPVLRILAKR
- a CDS encoding nucleotidyltransferase domain-containing protein, with amino-acid sequence MESIQSALLSMLGDRLAGVVLFGSAARREDFTPLSDINVAVITNGKVPPEERVAIAEALGTDFSVVVLSVEELKQLASNGEFLAHEILRGGKILYADTSLYEALNFSPPVTSRTREFLERHALACVGLSLENYFAGRFHYALNYAYRGLRSAARCVSARDGELCFSDSEVAEALRRRGFEEAAEVYGRLRRGRFLGVGKGDLYQLLLSAYKQVFRVLGLGEPDFEGLVSRVEKTFVYVSEVKLTAERGRVKAEVAGVGAGGREERLEEPLVLAAEV
- a CDS encoding ATP cone domain-containing protein encodes the protein MPKKVVKRSGKVEEFDREKLVRSMVNAGAPEEVAVEIAKEVESKVRDGATTDEIRRYVLARLKVLAPQAYEAWTFYDRVAKGRITFEDGKYVVVSKGHLYLGREVKDVGPKGLSSSEEVEGILKELEEDLEYGVSKATINARLYALFMGVLKSKAMPVEEKEKSIKLINSFREKLGWKPYELKKPLA